A genomic region of Barnesiella viscericola DSM 18177 contains the following coding sequences:
- a CDS encoding DUF6371 domain-containing protein, whose product MNGYRFHLQKYRPGSKTVCPECGRKSCFTRYIDEAGEISFPDNVGICDHINSCGYHYTPKEYFRDNPAVKERLNGQERFGGTPIAARPPARALPEQKPRISFLPSDWVEQSMRRYDINPLYRYFPKVMGKENVDKLFSLYRVGTSRRWGGATVFWQIDRNSNVRAGKIMGYDAVTGHRIKEPFNQVSWVHSVRKVQDFRMKQCLFGEHLLSDTSAAMSAKPVAVVESEKTALVAALFIPDFIWLATGGMHGCFNSETMQVLGGREVVLFPDLKATEEWRRRLPMLESFCRRATCSDMLERIATGAQREAGLDIADFLLMEDTPQMILQQMIERNPVLRSLIDAFGLELIDAKKTE is encoded by the coding sequence ATGAACGGATACAGATTCCATCTTCAGAAATACAGGCCGGGCAGCAAGACCGTCTGTCCGGAGTGCGGCAGGAAGTCCTGCTTTACCCGTTATATCGACGAGGCGGGAGAGATTTCCTTCCCTGACAACGTGGGCATCTGCGACCATATCAACAGTTGCGGCTACCACTATACCCCGAAGGAATACTTCCGGGACAATCCGGCTGTCAAAGAAAGATTGAATGGGCAGGAAAGGTTTGGCGGCACACCGATAGCTGCAAGACCGCCAGCAAGAGCATTGCCCGAACAGAAACCACGGATTTCTTTTCTTCCCTCTGATTGGGTGGAGCAATCCATGCGCAGGTACGACATCAACCCCTTGTACCGATACTTTCCCAAAGTGATGGGCAAGGAGAATGTGGACAAGCTATTCAGCCTATACAGGGTCGGTACCTCAAGGAGGTGGGGCGGTGCGACCGTATTCTGGCAGATAGACCGGAACAGCAACGTGCGTGCGGGCAAGATCATGGGCTACGATGCCGTAACCGGACACCGTATCAAGGAGCCTTTTAACCAAGTCAGCTGGGTGCATTCCGTGAGGAAGGTGCAGGATTTCAGGATGAAGCAGTGCCTGTTCGGAGAACATCTGCTGTCGGACACTTCCGCCGCCATGTCCGCCAAGCCCGTAGCCGTTGTCGAGAGCGAGAAGACGGCACTGGTCGCCGCCCTTTTCATCCCGGACTTCATCTGGCTTGCCACCGGAGGGATGCACGGGTGCTTCAACAGCGAGACCATGCAGGTATTGGGCGGCCGGGAGGTTGTCCTCTTCCCCGACCTCAAGGCGACGGAAGAATGGAGGCGACGGCTGCCGATGCTGGAATCCTTTTGCAGGCGTGCCACATGTTCCGATATGCTGGAGAGGATTGCGACCGGTGCGCAGCGTGAAGCCGGACTGGACATCGCAGACTTCCTCCTGATGGAGGACACGCCGCAGATGATCCTTCAACAGATGATAGAACGCAATCCCGTATTGCGGTCCCTCATCGACGCTTTCGGGCTTGAACTGATTGATGCGAAAAAAACGGAATGA
- a CDS encoding DUF6043 family protein → MNMDEQKQTYEQFKADILQWKDAHREEYTRFAKMMADGNEVQYLAVCRAIFKQLPGIKKEWQISWCDDSTDSFRNIGLHFKENAVPGQIVELYRKQREEDATSPPSSFWGRMKYIFRQSLRKRFVTLSAPLVLSWLYYGKSFEAMVDMVSRQAGHPKAGNAERMGCSIVVKQIIEVSIKNGFRTQEDWDKHFAMKDAIEKGSIGEWALQSLKDGMRCSDTEGSPAATESVSGTVPQAQRTAGKKKIQERPLADYLKCGNKEEVLQCIRRFVSINTSAVHQALPFYVLKELGLVVGMHAAKEYSVGMALQFPDLPSLKSESAIRQAVGFLKTAKHVIKDGRDQSAPLIESDENRELYRTLVQEIKEITTDDETETAAG, encoded by the coding sequence ATGAATATGGACGAGCAGAAACAGACATACGAACAGTTCAAGGCGGACATCCTCCAGTGGAAGGACGCACACAGGGAGGAATACACCCGCTTCGCGAAAATGATGGCGGACGGGAACGAGGTGCAGTACCTTGCCGTATGCCGGGCCATATTCAAGCAGCTGCCCGGCATCAAAAAGGAATGGCAGATATCATGGTGTGACGACAGCACGGACAGCTTCAGGAACATAGGTCTCCATTTCAAGGAGAACGCAGTGCCGGGGCAGATCGTGGAACTTTACAGGAAACAGAGGGAAGAGGATGCGACTTCTCCTCCGTCCTCCTTCTGGGGCAGGATGAAATACATTTTCAGACAGAGTCTGAGAAAACGCTTCGTAACCCTGTCCGCCCCTCTCGTGCTGAGCTGGCTGTACTACGGCAAAAGTTTCGAGGCGATGGTTGACATGGTCAGCAGGCAGGCGGGGCACCCCAAGGCTGGGAACGCCGAAAGGATGGGCTGCTCCATTGTCGTCAAACAGATTATTGAAGTGTCCATAAAGAACGGTTTCCGAACGCAGGAGGACTGGGACAAACATTTCGCCATGAAAGACGCCATCGAGAAAGGCAGCATCGGCGAATGGGCTTTGCAGTCCTTAAAGGACGGGATGAGATGCAGTGATACCGAAGGCAGCCCGGCAGCAACGGAGTCCGTCAGCGGTACGGTGCCACAGGCGCAGCGGACGGCCGGAAAAAAGAAGATACAGGAGCGGCCGCTTGCAGATTATCTCAAGTGCGGAAACAAGGAGGAAGTCCTGCAATGCATCCGCCGTTTCGTTTCCATAAACACGAGCGCGGTCCATCAGGCACTGCCGTTCTATGTGCTGAAAGAACTGGGGCTGGTGGTCGGGATGCACGCCGCCAAGGAGTACAGTGTGGGGATGGCACTGCAGTTCCCCGACCTGCCATCGCTGAAAAGCGAGAGTGCCATACGGCAGGCGGTCGGCTTCCTGAAGACGGCAAAGCACGTAATCAAAGACGGCAGGGACCAGTCCGCCCCGCTCATCGAAAGCGACGAGAACCGGGAATTGTACCGGACACTGGTACAGGAAATCAAGGAAATCACCACTGATGATGAAACGGAAACGGCAGCCGGATAA
- a CDS encoding helix-turn-helix domain-containing protein, translating to MITIESLVEQGANVKLEVTPADLKMFAEAIVQRTMAARQEELNAEMRRVAEETWLNTRQVRELLNVCEGTLNLWAKRGYLVPVKVGNKNMYARSDVRRVQTGGKSESVTSYCKKKNG from the coding sequence ATGATTACCATAGAAAGTCTGGTTGAGCAGGGCGCGAACGTGAAACTGGAAGTCACGCCAGCCGACCTTAAGATGTTTGCCGAGGCCATCGTGCAGCGCACGATGGCGGCCCGGCAGGAAGAACTGAATGCGGAGATGCGGCGTGTGGCGGAAGAGACATGGCTCAACACAAGACAGGTGCGTGAGCTGCTGAACGTGTGCGAGGGGACGCTCAACCTGTGGGCGAAGCGCGGCTACCTCGTCCCCGTCAAGGTGGGCAACAAGAACATGTATGCCAGATCGGATGTCCGCCGTGTGCAGACGGGAGGCAAGTCCGAGAGTGTGACATCCTATTGCAAGAAGAAAAATGGCTGA
- a CDS encoding DUF3987 domain-containing protein, with translation MADMTNTRLELCNMIRMEAEHVSDTGFPLDVFPQAVQSVILDMDRYENYKTEFIATAMLSAVSAALGGTYRIRIKGEWQSNAALYIILVGRPGLGKTPPLEAAYRPIRKHDYALFKAYESELEVWKAAGENGKKPVLRRTVVSDFTPESLLLTHNNNPRSVVILVDEIMGMFNSANRYTNGQLIEQLLTAWSGGALDVTRVSNTIPVHIEQPCINIIGTTQTKRVHELLTKGFEENGLLDRILFVLPKSREVPKWTDWDDGGEDRASMAAARWEQILGKVLALDYDTGEEERMPHVLSMDREAREYFFSWWNRKVECINRIEDDAQVESREMKHPAQVARLALLMQVLRYAIDESHLQSVDTASVKAAIRLNGYFEDSYRRIRSFVAEDMCEEPPKVLLSLLPDTFDTKTAIATGREQQNVSERTVMNYLRELCRSGLLRKSKAGHYEKIIYDKSGKFNMTDNEPSPPDCNG, from the coding sequence ATGGCTGACATGACAAACACCCGACTTGAACTGTGCAACATGATCCGCATGGAGGCGGAGCATGTCAGTGATACAGGCTTCCCTCTGGATGTCTTTCCGCAGGCCGTGCAGTCCGTCATACTCGACATGGACCGGTACGAGAACTACAAGACCGAGTTCATCGCGACGGCCATGCTGTCGGCGGTATCGGCCGCATTGGGAGGCACCTACCGTATCCGCATCAAAGGCGAGTGGCAGAGCAACGCCGCCCTCTACATCATCCTCGTGGGCAGGCCGGGACTGGGCAAGACACCGCCGCTGGAGGCGGCATACCGCCCCATACGGAAGCACGACTATGCCCTGTTCAAGGCGTATGAGTCGGAATTGGAGGTATGGAAAGCCGCCGGGGAAAACGGGAAGAAGCCCGTGCTGCGGCGTACCGTCGTGTCCGACTTCACCCCCGAATCACTCCTGCTGACGCACAACAACAATCCCCGCAGCGTGGTCATTCTGGTGGACGAGATAATGGGCATGTTCAACTCCGCCAACCGCTACACCAACGGGCAACTCATAGAGCAGCTGCTCACGGCATGGAGCGGCGGGGCACTGGATGTGACAAGGGTCAGCAACACTATACCTGTGCATATTGAACAGCCGTGCATCAACATCATCGGGACCACGCAGACCAAGCGTGTGCATGAACTGCTGACGAAAGGCTTCGAGGAAAACGGCCTGCTCGACCGCATCCTGTTCGTGCTTCCCAAGTCCCGTGAAGTGCCAAAATGGACCGATTGGGATGATGGCGGGGAGGACAGGGCTTCCATGGCGGCGGCACGATGGGAACAGATACTTGGCAAGGTACTCGCCTTGGACTATGACACGGGAGAGGAAGAAAGGATGCCCCATGTGCTGTCTATGGACAGGGAGGCAAGGGAATATTTCTTCTCTTGGTGGAACAGGAAAGTGGAATGCATCAACCGGATAGAGGACGACGCCCAAGTGGAGAGTCGCGAGATGAAGCATCCGGCGCAAGTGGCACGGCTGGCCCTGCTCATGCAGGTGTTGCGGTATGCCATCGACGAGAGCCACCTGCAGTCTGTGGATACGGCATCGGTAAAAGCCGCCATCCGGCTGAACGGCTACTTCGAGGACTCGTACCGCCGCATCCGCTCATTCGTGGCGGAGGACATGTGCGAGGAACCGCCCAAGGTACTGCTGTCGCTGCTGCCGGACACGTTCGACACGAAAACGGCCATCGCTACTGGCAGGGAACAGCAGAATGTCAGCGAGCGTACGGTGATGAACTACCTCAGGGAACTGTGCAGGAGCGGGCTGCTGCGGAAGTCCAAGGCCGGGCATTACGAGAAAATCATATATGATAAATCTGGAAAATTTAATATGACAGACAATGAACCGTCACCCCCAGACTGCAACGGATGA
- the mobV gene encoding MobV family relaxase: MSNTQYAVCHLQRGSGNDSGMSCHIERKDTKGKIYVPVNANADRTHLNRELVRFPEGVSNRTEAIQHRIDTAGLRRKVGKNQTKAIRIILTGTHEQMMKIANDDRLDSWIDANLKWLKGTFGEENLVSCVLHMDEKTPHLHATIVPIVTGERIRRKREGERKYETKSGPRLSADDVMRRTKLHEYQNSYAAAMKPFGLQRGIVGSTAKHQANSEYYRQQVIQYEEDIAKLQVDVEKAQEGRSTILAWFGKGDLAKAKKELADKDGQIAELNRQIKALQAEKIRLREQHKSEIRKLRNGYQVEIDKAIRRAETAERQSEEKDAVIDRQRKLIDRLDRMANPQRYSLSSGAELVRINVSNYRNPSLHIWTRVGEELFEDTKFQIDYDMAQRHFNGQITDEEFVNAVFEPQEQVSGKQAELLGAAFTLAAGGPAEVHVGTGSGGSSSNLPWREQKKGNRR; the protein is encoded by the coding sequence ATGAGCAATACACAATACGCGGTTTGCCACTTGCAGCGTGGCAGCGGTAATGACAGCGGAATGTCATGCCATATAGAAAGGAAGGATACCAAGGGAAAAATTTATGTGCCGGTCAATGCCAATGCGGACCGGACACATCTCAACCGTGAGCTGGTCAGGTTCCCCGAGGGAGTTTCCAATCGTACCGAGGCGATACAGCACCGCATCGACACGGCCGGGCTGCGCCGCAAGGTCGGTAAGAACCAGACAAAAGCCATCCGTATCATCCTGACCGGAACGCATGAGCAGATGATGAAGATTGCCAATGACGACAGACTGGACAGTTGGATCGATGCCAATCTCAAATGGCTAAAGGGGACCTTCGGCGAAGAGAACCTTGTATCGTGCGTACTGCACATGGACGAGAAGACTCCCCACCTGCACGCCACCATCGTTCCCATTGTAACCGGTGAGCGTATCCGCAGGAAGCGGGAGGGAGAGAGGAAGTACGAGACGAAATCCGGTCCCCGTTTGTCAGCGGATGATGTGATGCGACGCACCAAGCTTCATGAATACCAGAACAGTTACGCAGCAGCCATGAAACCGTTCGGGTTGCAGCGTGGGATTGTCGGCTCCACAGCCAAGCATCAGGCGAACTCAGAATACTACAGGCAGCAGGTAATCCAATATGAAGAGGATATAGCCAAGTTGCAGGTTGATGTGGAGAAGGCGCAGGAAGGCAGGAGCACCATCCTCGCGTGGTTCGGCAAGGGAGACCTTGCCAAGGCAAAAAAGGAACTTGCGGACAAGGACGGGCAGATTGCCGAACTTAATAGACAGATTAAGGCTCTTCAGGCAGAAAAGATCCGATTGCGGGAACAGCATAAATCAGAAATCAGGAAACTGCGAAACGGCTATCAAGTGGAGATAGACAAAGCCATCCGCAGGGCGGAAACCGCCGAACGGCAGTCAGAAGAGAAAGATGCCGTCATAGACAGGCAACGAAAGCTGATAGACCGGCTCGACCGGATGGCAAACCCTCAGCGTTACAGCCTCTCATCCGGTGCCGAGCTTGTCCGAATCAACGTGTCCAACTACCGAAATCCGTCGCTTCACATCTGGACACGGGTCGGAGAGGAGCTTTTTGAGGACACCAAGTTCCAGATAGACTATGATATGGCCCAAAGACATTTCAACGGCCAGATCACGGACGAGGAGTTTGTCAATGCCGTCTTCGAGCCGCAGGAACAGGTAAGCGGGAAGCAGGCCGAGCTGTTGGGAGCAGCTTTTACTCTTGCCGCTGGAGGTCCGGCAGAGGTTCATGTCGGTACTGGTTCTGGCGGCTCATCGTCTAATCTTCCATGGAGAGAACAGAAAAAAGGGAATAGAAGATAA